The DNA region GCAGTAATGGTGTGAGCCAGTCTGACTCCTGTTTTTTGGTTGATAGCATCGGGCCATGGGGCAGATGACTTCAGAATTGTGTTAAATCATTAGTGGAGACAAAGCACACAGCTTAGTGCTGCCTAAAGATAGGGGCTGCAAACTACTTAACAATCCACCAGCACATGATTACATGCCACCTTCAAACATATGACTGCTTTGATCAAGTCTGCTTCCTTAGGAGAAGAACATTTTGAATCGTATGTTTCTGTCAACTGTCACTAGGCTATACCACATAAAGAAGCATCTGCCTCCAGGAAATATCTCATGTCACCTTCATCATCCCATTCTAATCACTTGCACTGtctgcataggcctacataaagttgtgtacacacgtacactcaaATATCTGCTACAAAAGGTCATCTTACACACTAATGTCAGCAGCAtacagtgtgtttttgaaagaaaaaaaccccactcATCATGATGTACAGTCAGGTATGTGAATGGGCTGTACCTGATTTGAGAGCTAAGCAGCAATCAactttccctttccctttcaGCAGATTGCTATTGTCTACAATCTCTATTGTCTGTTCAAATGGTTACCACAAAAGTTTGACTGAAAGCGCCAAACAAATTTGAATAACAGGAAGAAGTCTGGTTAGCGTTAGATTTGTTTCTCACGTTGCGCACCACAGTTTCCATCATCACTGTACACTCAGACAGCACTCAACTAAATTTCACACACCACTGTATCTTTGAAGGGTATATTAGAACctaaagtaggcctagttcaGCCAAGCTACTTTTATCAATGTCTTCTGTACTATGAAGAGGCAGTGATACAGCTAAATGCTTGCATGCATTTTCCTTGAAGGAAAATAATTTCTGGTAAAATAATGAATAACATCAATTTACAATAGTTCACAGTAGGTTACATCACATGCTGTCGAAACTAGTGCACATCGTTCCACAAAAGATGCTACATGCCAAATGCATCAAGGTCTAACAGAGCTGTGATTTCAATATTAGTATTGGGTAACTTTAGAACAGTAATTGGAGTCGTTCAGCAGTTAAATTAGGTTGTTACACAATGCACAATAATCTAATGAAATATAATATATCGAAAACGTCACTTCATAACCCAATAATACATTTTGAATGGCGCGTAAAGTTCACCCATAGCCTACAAATACCGGTACTGAAAATGAAAATTGCACCTGTCGATAACGGTCTTAATTCCATAAGCGATAGAAACCAACCAGAAACAACAATTGCACTTACATGAATTGCAGCTGATTCAATAGGGGGATGGATTTGGAAAGTTAGGGTTTGGAGAGTCCTGTGTCGACGAGGTACTCCAAAGACGAACCGTCCAAATTAGCCAAATATCACCTCAGAAGGACATTTAAAGTACGCAGCAGAATTAGAGGGAGGGGCTGCTAGCACAGTACCTCCTCCATATGGTTCTCTAGCGCACTGGATGCTGACGGCGTGTCAAACATCCCCCTCAAAAGCTTTCTGCAGGCTCCTAAACTGCTGTGAAGTTCTCATGACAGGTTTAGcatcccacacacaaacatagacacattgAATCTGAGCAGTATAGAAAACATGTTCTAGACATGACAGATCAGACAAAAGAACTATGAGGACGtctttttaaaaactgtattatCAGGATGAAAACTTTATCATGTGTCATGATGTAAATGCAATTACAGGAAGCAGTGAGACAGCAGACATATCCTCCAATAAAGTGGGTTTATTTCCCACACAACTACTTTATTGTAACATTATTAAGGTAGTCAGACCCCCactgagagaacacacagtgaaGCTCCAGACATGAAGCTCCAGACACAGCAAGAAGAGTCAGTCACTGTGACTTTTATGGATACCCTAACTATTATCCTCCTAGTGCTTCAGATGAAAAGGGCATACGTCGCTTGTCAGTGAGTTAAAGTCCCAGCTGTTAAAGAGAGAGATCGGCTGTCAGGGGAGAAGAGTGGGCGTGATGGAGACTCCCTAGATTACATATGTTTTTAGGAAGGCAAATCCCACAAGCCTTGTTGTGTCCCTATCTTTACGCAAATCACATTCctccacatcccccccccccccccccctaaagcACATTCCCACAACTCTCCGTTTCTCTTTAGTTGAGCTTCCTATATAAGGACAACCTCCTATTTTGTCCAATAAATCACGCTGGCAATGCTCGATGTTTCCAGGGAACAAGGAGAGACTGGTATGCTCACAAACTCCATGACAGTGGCTGAGCAGGAGATGTCCAAGAGCACAAAAAGGGGGTTGGAAAGAGAACCCCGTCTCTGGTCAGTATCAAGAACAGCGGACCGATGGGTGTGGAGACGGGATGGGGAGAGACCGGGATCCTGGAGAGGgacagggggacagagagagagagggggggagatagagagagaaggagagagagagagagagaggggaagagggagatagagaaagagaggaggagagaggagagggagagagggagggagaaagagagatagcgagGAATACGAGAGGAAGATGTGCAGTCCCTGCATGGGCTGTGTTGTGCCATATAAGGCCAGTGGGGTCTGCCAGGAATCTCAGTAGCATTCTGCATTGGAAGGGCTAACCCAAGCGCTCAAGACCAAGTGACTTTATATGGTGCACCAGCAATAGCATTGTTGAAACAAACAGGCTACCACTAGCATAAGGGTAGCTTTCACTATTTACTCAAGCCCCCTTTTAAATGCTCGCTGCTATAAAATCACAAGAGATATTGTTACAGATGGTGTGTTCCAACATTCATATGCAAACAGTCAACTGGTCTGACAACATTCACATGGATTTCTGCTATATTAAGCACTGGAGACTTACATTGCAATTTCTTCAACAATGACAAAGGTCTCATGCAAgacatgtacaataaataactTCTGAACCATCCAACCCAAACCTGCAATCATCTGTGCAACATTATAAGGTGAGTGTGAGGGGTGGCATAATAGTTCCACTGTATAAGCAAAGTGGACAAAAATATTTATTCTGAGTGAAATAGGTGTATATTAACTTCACATGATTATATGTGAAAGAATGAGCTTCATCTACAAACTGGTTGTTTTGTAAGGCCCTTTAACATCATTTAACGATCCATCACTTATTTAGAATCACACCTAGCCTCAAACTTAACTATTGACCGAGTTCTGTTTTTGGCCATGGAGCTCTCCTTCGCTCTCTGAGCCTTAGTGGAAAAAGGCAGGAGAGGGCTGGAGCGCAGGAATGCAGAGACGCAGGTCATCAGCTCGTCTCCGCCGGGCGGCCGCGTCAGCACAGGCTGGAGCTGTTCCATTCCCAATGCGGAAAAGAACAGAGCCCTTCATCACTGGAGCTCGCACACTTACGCTCACGTTCCCAATCCACACGGATAAGGATCACCTGAACAAATCACACGCCGGACTCAGATACATCAAATACTGAGAAGGGTGTAGTGGGGAGGAGTGGAAGTGGTCGTCTGGCTAAatgttttgatttgattattAAATGAGTATAAATTATGCTACAGTTGTGTGAAGCTGCTTACCCTGCACCTTGTCTAAACGTTCTCTACTGTAGAGACAGTGACCAAAGCTagttctgcctgtctgtttagTCCTGAACATAAACACAGCACTAACTGTTATCTATATTACCATATGAGGTGCTGAAAATGATAGCTGGGAAGTTTAATGACAGCATTCATATATCAAAATAATGTATAGGAATGGGCAGGGTTGATAATGGGGAATTATGTGCTTTGTGAGATATAAAAGCTATAAAGATGTGTTTAATGACACAGAAGAATTAGGGTTTCATTACAGAATGATAGTGTTGAATTTAAATGAGAGCAGGGTCCCTGCCCTATCCTCTAAACATCATTAATGCATTTCTCACTGATTGCACAAATTGCTTCCTGATGCTATGTATTTCTTGCGTTATTATGGCACTCATTGTAATCAGTCTTTAAATTATGGGCAGGTTTTTGTGTGCTTTGCATGGCTGATAGCAAACTGCAGAAGGGAAATGGCCACTTGACCAGCTGGGAAGCTCTCACACCAAAACAGAAGTGGAATGTGCTGCATTACCTGTGCATGCAGACACTGCACCtctgcacatacaaacacgccAGTGAGAGGCCAAGTGACCAGGATTCAAGTCAGTTTGTTCAAGCGTCTGGTATTTCACCAATCATATTTCCAAATGAAACGATAATCTTATTGAGTCGAGTTGTGTTGTTTGCTTTACCCTTCAACACTCATGTCATTGTTTACATATAATATGATTACTGACTGAGATATGCTTCGCTCAAGATATGTTGTCTGAAAACATTTTTCCTATCTTTGTGTCCCTAGATGGAAACGCTGTCAAACGACATGTTTATGGATAGATTTGACCTCACTGGAATGTCATGGTGCAGTAATTTAGACTCTAGACAAACACCATTCATATTGGAAACTGCTGCTGGTTAATAAGTGTTACTTCACCGACTGTACCCCTGATATGTCTgctgtatggacacacacacatttccatataTAAAATGTCATCAGTAGCTAGAGTTCTAAAATCTTATCTCTGCTGCACACATCAGGATCTTAGATTATTTGCACCATTCTGGTTTTAATAAAACTCTCGAGCAAAGCTTTGCTAGGACTGCTGCTTTAAGTCTGTAACCCTGTGGCATGATTGAGACAACTGGTTTATTACATCTAATGTTACCCCATCAGTCTCTGGGAGATAAGAATGCTGAACTTCCATTTATGGAGCACAAGGAAATGGTGAAAGTTTAGTAAGGGGCACACAAAGATGTGTGACCTGTGCTAATTTGGGCCAGGAATATGTTTAGCAACTCAATATGGCTACTTCTTAGCAGATGTGGAGGTAGGGGGTGGGGTGTTCACATTACTCGCATTAGCCTTTTAAAAACGACACACTATAACAAAGCACAATGGAAGATACTTTTATCGTATATTAACGTATATCAACCTCTCCATCATTATGTTTCAAACCGTCATCAAGTGCATTATTTAAAGAACACCGGCGGTCTACTATGGTAGTCTTTGGTGAGAAGGGTTGTCCttatacagacacagactcgCCACTGTCTCCCAGCATTTGGCAGGTGAGTTATGGCTGCTATTCATTCATCCAGGATAACAGAAGGGCGCGGGAATACTGTGCAACACGGCTTATGCACATCAGAGGGAGTAATATCAGTCGAGGCGGCAACTAATGATGATCCTGATAGTCAATTAATCTGACAATTATTATATTGAATAATTGAGCAGTTGTTTAATCAATATAATGCCAGAAAATTATAACAAAATGTTGATGAGTGTTTCCCAAAGCCCAATAATATGTCATCAAATGCCGTGTTTAGTCTATATTGTACACAGTTTTAGCCATATATTCAGTTTATGGTCATAGAGGGCTCAATACAGCAGAAAATATTTAGGCTTAAGAGAATTCAGGGATAGTTTCCTTAAATAGTGACATAAActgattaattaattcattgttGTAGAcctattatatactgtacacgctaatatttgtgcatgtgtacatcaGAAGGTGCATCTTAATGAATAAACTCTCCCTTCAAAGATCTTGTGCACCTcgtttgcatgtttgtggagAGATGCACGGCAATCAGTAATactactgccacctagtggccacTTGAAAATCTGACTTTGTATCTTACCCAATACTGCCTTGATATGAGAAAGTGCAATTCATCTATACCAAGACAGGATTTGCAGTCATATAATAAAATTAAACTTTAATCAGTAGGTCAAATAGTCCTACATATATTTGCAGGGCAAATCTAACATGTGAGTAAAAATCTATGATAACAAATGGAATGTTTACagtgtgggggaaaaaagcaggtTAAACATTCATTGAACATTTATCAGTAATGCACTTACTCAGGTGCTGTTATTTAGACCTATGCTTGCTTTTAAGGtccattttcttctctcttgtcAACTCTTGTATATATTTAGGATCAGTTATCTGAAAGGATCCAGCGTATTAACACTGCCTTATCATACAGGGCACTTTTCTCCACATCGGTGAATGAACGAATGTGTGGGCTTTTTCCTCTACAAAGTCCAATCCAAAATTAAATATTCTGGTAGCAGAAGAAACTTTCTGCAGACAGCTCATAACTTATAAATATCCCCCAAAATATTTCTGGGGCAGAGACTGTTATCTATTTTGAGTGATCCTAACTGTTTAAATTTCTTATTCATAATAGTAGGCACTGAGAGCATGAAATGTACACAAGTGTGTCACCTGTTATATACATAATAATTTCAGCACATGGCTCAAACTCAGAATATTCTAAGAGAAAAGCACAATCCTGGCACGTATTCTTACCCCAGCTGGAGCAGTTAGAGCCAGTGCAAACATGCATTTCGGCATGGTTGGTGACAAGAGTCAACCCTAATAGTTTGTGGTCTTACCATAATACACAGGCCTGAGATTTCAGTCAACAACTGGCTTCAATACATGTACAATTCAGCAGTCTTTGGTGTTTGGCTTTTGTGAGGTCAAGGGGGCAGAGTTCCTGAGAAACAGCTTGTCCTTAGTCTCTCCACTCTGAAGGAAATGTGACAGCAGGCCATAGAGAAGCGGCCTATGGAGAAACAAAATGTGGGACTTCATTATTAGCCCTTCGGAGGAAGAATTCGGGCCCATACCAGAAATTTGTGTCAACGTAGACTTGGAGGTCAAGGTAAGGTACAGTATGGATATATCCTACTCACAATGTCCTTGCACTTGGGTCCTCCACAACATTGAGTTCATTTGCCACAAATTGCCTATCTAAAGGAACTTCAGGCTGACCAGATTCTGTAAATAAAGGCTGTATTAATATTTAACTCATTTGTGGTTGCATGCCATGCACAGGATACATTGTTGTGGCAAAATACGTTTAGTTACCTGCTGTCAGTACTGAAGCAGTGTAGTGATACTTATTGAATTCCAAATACTCTCGGATGAGCTCATTGATAAGAAGATTCTCATGTGACAGGGGAGGCCGGGGTTCACTCTGGTCGTCCAATGCACTGAACACCTCTGCTCGAATCCTCGCTTTCAGCTGTCCCAACACTCCACGAGCTTCAAGAGTTTCCCTGAGCGCTTGAAACAATTTGACCAGacaagttaacgttaacgtttttTAGTAGACCCTGACCAACAATCTCGCTAGAACCAAGCAAATCATGTGTGGTAGATAGCTAGCACAAAGCTCAAGTTAACCATTCAGTTTCATCGGTCTCTGTTGCCAGGTAACGTTAACATCTTCGGCATTGATTTTCCAGCTATCTTCAGAGGAAACTACTGATCTCAAAACAACATGTCGCTTTTGATGACACATTCACTTGATAAGCTGTTTTTAGAGACCAGTGAATACTCCTGGAGTTACCTTGACCAGCCAGTAACGTTAACCTATCTTCATAAAGATAAGCAGCTCTCAGTTGCTTTCTAATTAGCATCACTAACTAGCAAGCTAGCTTTGATCATAGAAGCTAAGTTAGCGTGTTAGCTCTCGTAACTTAACTACTTCAGTGACACACTTCATATCTGTAAATTATACTTACCGCATTTTAACTCTGTAATTGAAGCCATAATAACAGTTGCGCTTTGTTATTAACCAAAGTAGTAGTAGCCTATCCCTCCCACCACTTCTTCGGCAACTTCCAGACACAACACAAGCGTGGGTCGGGTCACTTAGCTGGCCACCTAGTGGATGACTCCGGGCGCGCATCGCATTGTTTAGGCTATTCAAAATATCCTATCTGTTCTCTAACAGTAGAGACAGTCTGTTGCTCTACCAATTTAGTCATCTGTAGTTCTACATAAAGCTGCTAGATTTCATTGATTAGAAACTGGCTATTTTTctactgtaggctagcctactacaGCAAGGTCTCCCAGTGAACTAATCATTTAATGATCAAAAGCCAGACACTGCGATTATATTATGCATGGGCCTATCCCATTATACAAAAAACACCTTATTCACAAAATATTTccaaaatgtttatttgttcCCCCAGATTATTAAAAATATAAACATGAGGAAATGTACAGATTAAATATATTCCAAAAAgtataaataaaatacaacCCAGAGCTTTATGGTATATAAAAGGCATTTCAGTTTTAACTATATTACAAAATATTGTGTAGTCTTTAACAATAAGACTGGCTATTCTTCTCCCATTCCATAGTctgtgttgtaggcctacaactagTTACTGAACAATATAGAACTTTAGACAA from Sardina pilchardus chromosome 1, fSarPil1.1, whole genome shotgun sequence includes:
- the cep20 gene encoding lisH domain-containing protein FOPNL, which codes for MASITELKCALRETLEARGVLGQLKARIRAEVFSALDDQSEPRPPLSHENLLINELIREYLEFNKYHYTASVLTAESGQPEVPLDRQFVANELNVVEDPSARTLPLLYGLLSHFLQSGETKDKLFLRNSAPLTSQKPNTKDC